One Cheilinus undulatus linkage group 22, ASM1832078v1, whole genome shotgun sequence DNA window includes the following coding sequences:
- the LOC121504542 gene encoding E3 ubiquitin/ISG15 ligase TRIM25-like, translating to MLKQHQPGTTGVRTHKKKANNPLKPMSEHDQCCICLDQLRRPASLPCGHRFCLGCIGEFWRIHGAYLCPLCKASYSTRPQLQMDKTLHTLSEDIEDATRPFKSGEVLCDFCQAKRRAVKSCLVCMASFCASHLEPHYKDEDLGHHHLISVVKNMEDSVCGVHGKQLSRFCRSDQTCICAMCAQTEHRGHHIISIHREATKKKVKLRLRRIQLQQAIQERVNKVEKTKQSSDISEENPKEARAKNKELIIQLEEEISELQLRYTELEQLSQTEDNLRFLQRFLHRSST from the exons ATGCTAAAGCAACACCAGCCAGGAACCACAGGTGTGCGCACACACAAAAAGAAGGCCAACAATCCACTTAAGCCAATGTCTGAGCATGATCAGTGCTGCATCTGTCTGGATCAGCTCCGTAGACCTGCATCCCTCCCTTGTGGACACCGCTTCTGCCTTGGCTGTATCGGTGAATTCTGGAGGATCCATGGAGCTTATCTGTGCCCCCTCTGCAAGGCCTCGTACTCCACCAGACCCCAACTTCAAATGGACAAAACTCTGCACACCCTAAGCGAGGATATAGAGGATGCAACCCGGCCTTTCAAATCTGGAGAGGTTCTCTGCGATTTCTGCCAAGCAAAGCGCAGGGCAGTCAAATCCTGCCTTGTGTGCATGGCGTCATTTTGTGCCAGTCATCTGGAGCCTCATTACAAGGATGAAGATCTTGGGCACCATCATCTGATCAGTGTGGTGAAGAACATGGAAGACTCTGTTTGTGGAGTGCATGGGAAGCAGTTAAGCCGATTCTGCAGGAGTGATCAGACATGTATTTGTGCCATGTGTGCCCAGACAGAGCACAGGGGTCATCACATCATTTCtatccacagggaggcgacaaAGAAGAAG GTTAAACTTAGACTGAGAAGGATCCAACTCCAGCAAGCAATTCAAGAGAGAGTAAACAAAGTTGAGAAAACCAAGCAGTCTTCAGACATTAGTGAGGAAAATCCCAAAGAAGCAAGGGCAAAAAATAAAGAGCTCATCATACAGCTGGAGGAGGAAATCTCAGAACTTCAGCTGAGGTACACGGAACTGGAGCAGCTCTCGCAAACTGAAGACAACCTCCGCTTTCTCCAG AGATTTCTGCACAGATCCTCAACATAA